The proteins below are encoded in one region of Chrysemys picta bellii isolate R12L10 chromosome 4, ASM1138683v2, whole genome shotgun sequence:
- the LOC101937075 gene encoding natural cytotoxicity triggering receptor 3 ligand 1-like isoform X3: MLLKCSFPADLRGGARDEMLLVRWYFQEKRVAELDGIPITTRVGAILFSQQQGHTQASLLLPGVTLADQGHYRCSVHYAGQHGEGTVQVQVAALPRVEVPSPVVQRDEDSALVCCVRGFYPQHIAVSWLRDGQELNASFVFAARRGHRDGTFSLVTVYRFTPTERDLGVLFSCRARHPLLNQSRQADFWISFRAGGLEMGLRVLLWVLRASLLLAMAMGGWLYCDTSSRPRKMVEQMMERIWDPLHQRFQQAREVISSWSR; the protein is encoded by the exons ATGCTCCTGAAATGCAGCTTCCCCGCGGACCTGCGCGGTGGGGCGAGGGACGAGATGCTGCTGGTCCGCTGGTACTTCCAGGAGAAGCGAGTGGCTGAGTTGGACGGCATCCCCATTACCACCCGGGTGGGCGCCATCCTGTTCTCCCAGCAGCAGGGCCACACCCAGGCCTCGCTGCTCCTGCCCGGCGTCACGCTGGCCGACCAGGGCCACTACCGCTGCTCCGTCCACTATGCCGGGCAGCACGGGGAGGGGACGGTCCAGGTGCAAGTTGCAG cgctgccgcgGGTCGAGGTGCCCAGCCCCGTGGTGCAGAGGGATGAGGACAGCGCCCTGGTGTGCTGCGTGCGGGGTTTTTACCCCCAGCACATCGCAGTGTCCTGGCTCCGGGACGGGCAGGAGCTAAACGCCTCCTTCGTCTTTGCCGCGCGCCGGGGGCACCGGGACGGGACCTTCAGCCTGGTGACCGTCTACAGATTCACCCCCACGGAGCGGGATCTGGGGGTGCTGTTCTCCTGCCGGGCACGGCACCCCCTGCTGAACCAGTCCCGCCAGGCCGACTTCTGGATCTCCTTCAGGG CTGGCGGGCTGGAGATGGGGCTCAGGGTCCTGCTGTGGGTGCTGCGAGCGTCACTGCTGCTGGCCATGGCCATGGGGGGCTGGCTCTACTGCGACACCAGCAGCCGGCCGAGGAAG ATGGTGGAGCAGATGATGGAGCGGATCTGGGACCCCCTGCATCAGAGGTTCCAGCAGGCTCGGGAGGTGATCTCCTCATGGAGCAGATAG
- the LOC101937075 gene encoding natural cytotoxicity triggering receptor 3 ligand 1-like isoform X2: MAVGIALLLGLGSAAGAFPVSTDPSPVTALLGSDMLLKCSFPADLRGGARDEMLLVRWYFQEKRVAELDGIPITTRVGAILFSQQQGHTQASLLLPGVTLADQGHYRCSVHYAGQHGEGTVQVQVAALPRVEVPSPVVQRDEDSALVCCVRGFYPQHIAVSWLRDGQELNASFVFAARRGHRDGTFSLVTVYRFTPTERDLGVLFSCRARHPLLNQSRQADFWISFRAGGLEMGLRVLLWVLRASLLLAMAMGGWLYCDTSSRPRKMVEQMMERIWDPLHQRFQQAREVISSWSR; the protein is encoded by the exons ATGGCCGTGGGGATCGCCCTGCTCCTCGGGCTGGGGAGCGCTG CCGGCGCGTTCCCTGTCTCCACTGACCCCTCCCCGGTGACGGCACTCCTGGGCTCTGACATGCTCCTGAAATGCAGCTTCCCCGCGGACCTGCGCGGTGGGGCGAGGGACGAGATGCTGCTGGTCCGCTGGTACTTCCAGGAGAAGCGAGTGGCTGAGTTGGACGGCATCCCCATTACCACCCGGGTGGGCGCCATCCTGTTCTCCCAGCAGCAGGGCCACACCCAGGCCTCGCTGCTCCTGCCCGGCGTCACGCTGGCCGACCAGGGCCACTACCGCTGCTCCGTCCACTATGCCGGGCAGCACGGGGAGGGGACGGTCCAGGTGCAAGTTGCAG cgctgccgcgGGTCGAGGTGCCCAGCCCCGTGGTGCAGAGGGATGAGGACAGCGCCCTGGTGTGCTGCGTGCGGGGTTTTTACCCCCAGCACATCGCAGTGTCCTGGCTCCGGGACGGGCAGGAGCTAAACGCCTCCTTCGTCTTTGCCGCGCGCCGGGGGCACCGGGACGGGACCTTCAGCCTGGTGACCGTCTACAGATTCACCCCCACGGAGCGGGATCTGGGGGTGCTGTTCTCCTGCCGGGCACGGCACCCCCTGCTGAACCAGTCCCGCCAGGCCGACTTCTGGATCTCCTTCAGGG CTGGCGGGCTGGAGATGGGGCTCAGGGTCCTGCTGTGGGTGCTGCGAGCGTCACTGCTGCTGGCCATGGCCATGGGGGGCTGGCTCTACTGCGACACCAGCAGCCGGCCGAGGAAG ATGGTGGAGCAGATGATGGAGCGGATCTGGGACCCCCTGCATCAGAGGTTCCAGCAGGCTCGGGAGGTGATCTCCTCATGGAGCAGATAG
- the LOC101937075 gene encoding natural cytotoxicity triggering receptor 3 ligand 1-like isoform X1, giving the protein MGPFPPRTPDLYCASPTAGAFPVSTDPSPVTALLGSDMLLKCSFPADLRGGARDEMLLVRWYFQEKRVAELDGIPITTRVGAILFSQQQGHTQASLLLPGVTLADQGHYRCSVHYAGQHGEGTVQVQVAALPRVEVPSPVVQRDEDSALVCCVRGFYPQHIAVSWLRDGQELNASFVFAARRGHRDGTFSLVTVYRFTPTERDLGVLFSCRARHPLLNQSRQADFWISFRAGGLEMGLRVLLWVLRASLLLAMAMGGWLYCDTSSRPRKMVEQMMERIWDPLHQRFQQAREVISSWSR; this is encoded by the exons atggggcctttcccccccaggacccccgATCTGTATTGTGCTTCCCCCACAGCCGGCGCGTTCCCTGTCTCCACTGACCCCTCCCCGGTGACGGCACTCCTGGGCTCTGACATGCTCCTGAAATGCAGCTTCCCCGCGGACCTGCGCGGTGGGGCGAGGGACGAGATGCTGCTGGTCCGCTGGTACTTCCAGGAGAAGCGAGTGGCTGAGTTGGACGGCATCCCCATTACCACCCGGGTGGGCGCCATCCTGTTCTCCCAGCAGCAGGGCCACACCCAGGCCTCGCTGCTCCTGCCCGGCGTCACGCTGGCCGACCAGGGCCACTACCGCTGCTCCGTCCACTATGCCGGGCAGCACGGGGAGGGGACGGTCCAGGTGCAAGTTGCAG cgctgccgcgGGTCGAGGTGCCCAGCCCCGTGGTGCAGAGGGATGAGGACAGCGCCCTGGTGTGCTGCGTGCGGGGTTTTTACCCCCAGCACATCGCAGTGTCCTGGCTCCGGGACGGGCAGGAGCTAAACGCCTCCTTCGTCTTTGCCGCGCGCCGGGGGCACCGGGACGGGACCTTCAGCCTGGTGACCGTCTACAGATTCACCCCCACGGAGCGGGATCTGGGGGTGCTGTTCTCCTGCCGGGCACGGCACCCCCTGCTGAACCAGTCCCGCCAGGCCGACTTCTGGATCTCCTTCAGGG CTGGCGGGCTGGAGATGGGGCTCAGGGTCCTGCTGTGGGTGCTGCGAGCGTCACTGCTGCTGGCCATGGCCATGGGGGGCTGGCTCTACTGCGACACCAGCAGCCGGCCGAGGAAG ATGGTGGAGCAGATGATGGAGCGGATCTGGGACCCCCTGCATCAGAGGTTCCAGCAGGCTCGGGAGGTGATCTCCTCATGGAGCAGATAG
- the LOC135983279 gene encoding uncharacterized protein LOC135983279, with protein MAEELRTLNADLLAIRGALEAAGPAGIPAAALRGKLAQEFLAAVHGFHARFAQCRRMQAVSPSELEARLQEVSGDPGCWFYIGCTRALTHYLWEARPWCQAWQRRAAGYEKTWTYYCRPGPGSGLCTVRHLLVQFCGTHPRCLNVSHFRNGPVSIVFLVTYAQRGSRPGEPAEDMEVALRGIAAHFHHRGAPADELVQFLKDDFRQLMGRYPGYLAQCRAMSQIPPARFPGRAREILAGLGPAEGVLAGTVPDGVISMRPCLWEVGAGEAQAGEKLHTYFTRLDGSLDAKRLLEEIWGHPRCLDSRRRWGGRSGTQPGAFLYLAIFRGPCVPGGP; from the coding sequence ATGGCGGAGGAGCTGCGGACCCTGAACGCGGATCTGCTGGCCATCAGGGGGGCGCTGgaggctgccggccccgcggggaTCCCTGCCGCGGCCCTGCGGGGGAAGCTGGCCCAGGAGTTCCTGGCCGCAGTTCACGGTTTCCACGCCCGGTTCGCTCAGTGCCGGCGGATGCAGGCGGTGTCCCCCAGCGAGCTGGAGGCCCGGCTTCAGGAGGTCTCCGGGGACCCCGGCTGCTGGTTCTACATCGGCTGCACCCGGGCGCTGACGCACTATCTCTGGGAGGCCAGGCCGTGGTGCCAGGCCTGGCAGCGCAGGGCAGCTGGCTACGAGAAAACCTGGACCTACTATTgccggccggggccggggtccgggctcTGCACCGTGAGGCACCTGCTCGTCCAGTTCTGTGGCACCCACCCTCGCTGCCTCAACGTCTCGCACTTCAGGAACGGCCCGGTCAGCATCGTCTTCCTGGTGACCTACGCCCAGCGGGGCAGCCGGCCGGGGGAGCCCGCCGAGGACATGGAGGTGGCGCTGCGCGGCATCGCTGCCCACTTCCACCACCGGGGGGCGCCGGCGGACGAGCTGGTGCAGTTCCTCAAGGACGACTTCCGCCAGCTGATGGGGCGGTACCCGGGCTACctggcgcagtgccgggccatgAGCCAGATCCCCCCGGCGCGCTTCCCGGGACGGGCCCGGGAGATcctggcggggctggggccagcggaGGGGGTCCTGGCGGGCACGGTGCCGGACGGGGTGATCTCCATGCGGCCCTGCctgtgggaggtgggggcgggCGAGGCGCAGGCCGGCGAGAAGCTGCACACGTACTTCACCAGGCTGGATGGTTCCCTCGACGCCAAGCGGCTGCTGGAGGAGATCTGGGGCCACCCCCGCTGCCTCGACAGCCgccggcgctgggggggcaggtCGGGGACTCAGCCGGGGGCCTTCCTGTACCTGGCGATATTCCGGGGGCCCTGCGTCCCAGGTGGGCCCTGA
- the LOC135983281 gene encoding uncharacterized protein LOC135983281 has protein sequence MGRDVPANQGAAGHVRGLSGPCHTAGPLSARPWHSGAVTMPPAPLRAPPEMCLRGAMLALCCVAAAAWLQVSVGPSPVRARPGQRVVLECLVGADYPPLELEQLQVRWRHEGRTVLEFAGAVRAARAGLSLAEDEVRNGNVSLVLQRVTASDSGEWTCYILYPPDQAQGSLTLRVADPTVPPNSCPLGGGAPRLRQLEEVIGGCVRSASELQRHLARLAAEVKECLGSPEAEESPPRAQAESANQTAQA, from the exons ATGGGACGGGACGTCCCAGCCAATCAGGGGGCTGCTGGCCACGTTCGGGGCTTATCGGGGCCCTGCCACACGGCTGGCCCTTTATCAGCACGGCCCTGGCACTCCGGTGCAGTGACGatgcctcctgcccccctgcgcgCACCCCCAGAGATGTGTCTGCGCGGGGCcatgctggccctgtgctgcgtGGCAGCTG CGGCCTGGCTGCAGGTGTCGGTGGGCCCCTCGCCGGTGCGGGCGCGCCCCGGGCAGCGCGTGGTGCTGGAGTGCCTCGTCGGGGCCGACTACCCgcccctggagctggagcagctgcaggtgCGCTGGCGGCACGAGGGGCGCACGGTGCTGGAGTTCGCCGGGGCGGTGCGGGCGGCGCGGGCGGGACTCAGCCTGGCCGAGGACGAGGTGAGGAACGGGAACGTCTCGCTGGTGCTGCAGCGCGTCACCGCCAGCGACAGCGGGGAGTGGACCTGCTACATCCTCTACCCGCCCGACCAGGCCCAGGGCAGCCTCACCCTGCGCGTGGCAG ACCCGACGGTGCCCCCCAACAGCTGCCCCCTGGGCGGGGGCGCCCCACGGCTGCGGCAGCTGGAGGAGGTGATCGGGGGCTGCGTCCGCTCGGCCAGCGAGCTCCAGCGGCACCTGGCCCGGCTGGCTGCCGAGGTGAAGGAGTGTCTGGGCAGCCCGGAGGCCGAGGAGAGCCCACCCCGGGCACAGGCTGAGAGCGCCAACCAGACGGCACAGGCGTGA
- the LOC112061608 gene encoding programmed cell death 1 ligand 1-like: MSRSPLTLLVVLGLLGGCAGKLAVETDASPVRAKVGDDVVLKCQFSVAQPPVDLSQLVVQWFHRGGQLVEFDNVVSGSRPGANLNVEGLRSGNAALYLSKVTPESAGNYRCYVTYAPDVRIKQVVLQVEDPAKPPAEEPEAVAPHACAPDPDPLVLEKLDQALTLLQQISRTLEAAGAGGGGKA, translated from the exons ATGAGCCGCTCCCCGCTGACCCTCCTTGTCGTCCTCGGCCTCCTCGGGGGCTGCG CCGGCAAGCTGGCGGTGGAGACGGATGCCTCCCCGGTGCGAGCCAAGGTGGGGGACGACGTGGTGCTGAAGTGCCAGTTCTCCGTGGCGCAGCCGCCCGTGGACCTGAGCCAGCTGGTGGTGCAGTGGTTCCACCGGGGCGGGCAGCTGGTGGAGTTCGACAacgtggtgagcgggagccggccGGGCGCCAACCTGAACGTGGAGGGGCTACGGAGCGGCAACGCTGCGCTCTACCTCAGCAAGGTGACCCCGGAGAGTGCCGGCAACTACCGCTGCTACGTCACCTATGCGCCCGACGTGCGCATCAAACAGGTCGTCCTCCAAGTCGAGG ACCCCGCGAAGCCGCCCGCGGAGGAGCCGGAGGCCGTGGCCCCTCACGCCTGCGCCCCCGACCCCGACCCCCTGGTGCTGGAGAAGCTGGACCAGGCGCTGACCCTCCTGCAGCAGATCAGCCGCACGCTGGAGGCGGCGggcgccgggggtggggggaaggcctGA
- the LOC135983278 gene encoding uncharacterized protein LOC135983278: MYAKRLKSDLVELCKQRRLRIGRLTKEQLIAQLEAEDRANELIPVSQGSSLANAAQAPVSVPAGSGQPAAEGFPRPLLPMPRGRVGRSPANTEGAVTPPASRGSPRRRSASVERNWLEWEKELKLRELEDREQQRQHEREEKERQHQREREEKERQRQHEREENERQRQHDLELARLKGSEPTAAVSEGGPRTARSFDKCIMAPYKEGEDMDDFLEAFETACELHRVDPADRLRVLTPLLDPKSVALYRQLEEAEKGDYELFKKALLREFGLTPEMYRERFRGQDKTPEISYLQLAARMEGYASKWADGAQTKEDLVKLLVLEQLYERCPSDLRLWLVDRKPENPRQAGRLADEFVKSRSGDKREESQRSNPTTTQRESHHGTSPWENTEKPHQRGTSGIRTIRPTRGDPWDMGCYHCGQKGHIRAQCPRLRDRLSRPNPQRVDWVETQPGERQHSQGRGAGRVPPAKEGGEPQASFSGGPDAPDSKFSVYRVGAGLSLRSECLVPLEVDGKKVYGYWDTGAEVTLARPEVVAPDRVVPNTFLTLTGVGGTPFKVPVARVHLKWGAKEGPKDVGVHHHLPTEVLMGGDLEDWPSSPQTALVVTRSPSRRGALRPGLGGGALPEAQDPNLVGRERPGTRLREAAASDPAGEKEQVAIPVPAAEFQAEVQRDPSLRKIRDLADLNAVQTMGRGGRKRFLWEKGFLYREWAPPGKMESGGIRRQLVVPQKYRRQLLCRAHDIPLSGHQGTWRTQQRLLRSFYWPGVFVTVRQYCGSCDPCQRGRKAWDKGKTALGPLPSIEEPFRRVAKVKRAALNQESPKHRPPDWSAGRRPQPSWSPRGMGVGKGHRPHKPSHMRTASAIKQPQPKGGRETGGAWCNSHQGMRDAGASMGTGVGSNFPGSLAKVTLLSSVSKGGEM, from the coding sequence atgtacgccaagcggcttaagagcgacctggtggagctgtgcaagcagaggcggctgcgcattgggaggctcaccaaagaacagctcattgcccagctggaggcggaagatcgcgcgaatgaactgatccctgtgtctcagggaagcagcctggcaaatgcagcgcaggcaccagtgtctgtcccagctgggagtggtcagccggctgctgagggcttcccgagacccctccttcctatgcctaggggaagggtggggaggagcccagcaaataccgaaggcgccgtgacccccccggccagcaggggatccccccggcgacgttcggcatccgtggagcggaattggctggaatgggagaaagagctaaaactgagagagctggaggatcgtgaacaacagagacagcatgaacgggaggagaaagagagacagcatcagcgtgaacgggaggagaaagagagacagcgtcagcatgaacgggaggagaatgagagacagcgtcagcatgacctggaactggcgagattgaagggcagtgaACCcacggctgcggtgagtgaggggggacccaggactgcacggagctttgataagtgcatcatggccccatacaaggagggggaggacatggatgacttcctggaggcctttgagacggcctgcgagctgcaccgggttgatcccgcggacagactccgggtccttacccccttactggaccccaaatccgtggcattgtaccgccaactggaagaggcagagaaaggggactacgaactattcaaaaaggccctgctacgtgagtttgggctgactcctgagatgtaccgggaaaggttccggggtcaggataaaacccctgagatctcatatctgcaactagccgcccgcatggaaggatacgccagcaagtgggctgatggggcccagacgaaggaggacctggtcaaactgctggtactggagcaactgtatgagcggtgcccatctgacctgaggctgtggttggtggacagaaagccagagaacccgcgacaggcaggccggctggccgatgagttcgtaaagagccggtcaggagataaaagggaggagtcccaaaggagcaatcccaccacaacgcagagagagagtcaccatgggacctccccgtgggaaaatacagaaaaaccccatcagaggggaacatccggcatcaggaccatccgacccactcgaggggacccatgggacatgggctgctaccactgtggccaaaagggccacatacgggcccagtgccccaggctcagggacagactgagcaggccgaacccacagagggttgactgggtagagacccagcccggcgagaggcagcattcccagggaaggggggctggcagagtaccacctgctaaggagggaggagagccccaggctagcttctctggggggccagatgctccggattcaaagttctccgtttacagggttggcgcggggctgtccctgcggagcgagtgccttgttcccctggaggtggatgggaagaaagtttatggatactgggacacgggcgcagaggtgacactggcccggcccgaggtggtggccccagatcgggtggtgcccaacaccttcctgaccctgaccggggtgggcgggaccccattcaaggttcccgtagcgagggtacacctgaaatggggggccaaggagggccccaaggacgtgggagtgcaccaccatttgcccactgaggtgttgatggggggggacctagaggactggccaagcagcccccagaccgccttagttgtgacccgcagtccgagccggcgaggggcactgcgccctggccttggggggggtgccttgcctgaggcgcaggaccctaacctggtggggagggaacgcccagggacgcggctcagggaggctgcagcttcggacccagcgggcgagaaagagcaggtggccatccccgtcccagctgctgagttccaggccgaggtgcagagagatccctccttgcggaagataagggacctggccgacctcaatgcggtacagaccatgggacgaggtggccggaaaaggttcctgtgggagaagggattcctgtaccgagaatgggctcccccagggaaaatggagtcaggggggatcaggaggcagctggtggtaccccagaagtatcgccgccagctgctgtgccgggcccatgacattcccctctcagggcaccagggaacctggcgtacccagcagaggctgctacggagcttttactggcctggggtctttgttactgtccgacagtactgcggatcctgtgacccctgtcagagggggaggaaggcctgggacaaggggaaaacagctttaggacccttgcccagcatagaggagccttttcggagggtggccaaggtaaaaagggcggctctaaaccaagagagcccaaagcacagacctccagactggagcgctgggagaagaccacaacccagttggagccccagaggtatgggggtgggaaaagggcacaggccgcataaaccttcccacatgcgaactgcgagtgccatcaagcaaccccaacctaagggggggcgtgaaactggaggggcctggtgtaattctcaccaaggaatgagggatgcgggggcatccatgggaacgggggtaggttcgaacttccccgggtcactggctaaagtgaccctgctcagttcggtctcgaaggggggagagatgtga